GAGTTGCTCGACAGCGGACGGACTTACTACCTGTTTCCGCTGCAATTGAATTCGGATGCGCAAATCGTCGTGCATTCGTCTTTTGATGGGATTCGAGCAGCGATCAGCCATGTTTTGGAGTCTTTTGCGCGATACGCGCCGCAAGATGCGTTGTTGGTGATCAAAAATCACCCGCTGGATACCGGCCTGATCGAGTATCGGAATTTTTCGCTTAAAATTGCGCGTGCCGCAGGCATGGAGAATCGGATTCGTTTCATCGATGCCGGCCATCTTCCGACATTGCTTGAACATGCGCGTGGGGTCGTGGTGATCAACAGCACGGTCGGCTTGTCCGCGCTGCATCACAAGCGGCCGCTGGTTGCGCTTGGCTCGGCTATCTACAATTTCAGCGGTCTGACCTGGCAGGGTGATCTCGATGACTTTTGGCTTGGAGGCGTGCCGCCAGATATGGATCTCTATCACGCGTTCCTCGACTACGTGATGCATCACACCCAAATCAACGGCGATTTCTACACTCGGACCGGTATAGCGATGGCCATTGCCGGCGCGGTTGCCCGGCTAGAGCGTGCGGATGGCTAAGGCGTCGGTTCGGCATGTCGTTGTCACCGGCGCGAGCGCGGGCATCGGCCGCGCCCTGGCGCTCGCATACGCGCAGCCCGATACTGTACTCGGCATCGTTGGCCGGAACGAGACACAACTCGAATTGACCGCGGCGGCGTGCAGGGCGCGCGGCGCAAAGGTGATCGTCGGCATCGTCAACGTCAGGGAGGCCGATCCGATTCGCGTATGGCTCCATTGTTTCGACGACGAGTATCCGATCGATCTGCTCATCGCCAACGCCGGTGTCGCGAGCACGCTGTCCTCTGCATCCGACTGGGAAGACCTCGACCGTATTACCACTGTCGTCGATACGAATTTCTACGGTGCGATGCACACGGTTCTCCCGATTGTCGAACGCATGCGCATCCGCAAGCATGGCCGCATCGCCGCAGTAAGCTCTCTGGCAGCCCTTCGCGGCATGGCTATCTCGCCCGCGTACTGCGCGAGCAAATCGGCGATCAAGGCCTACGCCGATTCCGTCCGCCCGCTTCTGAAGCGCGATGGTGTCGGTGTCTCGGTCATTCTTCCCGGCTTCGTCAAAACGTCGATGAGCGACGTGTTTCCCGGTGACAAGCCGTTCATGTGGACTGCTGATCAGGCCGCGGCATTCATTCGCAGGAGGCTCGATGCTGGGCGTGCGGAAATCGCATTCCCGGGTCTGCTTGCGTTCGGCATGCGCATCCTGACCGTGCTGCCCATCAGGTTGGCTGATGCGATCCTCGACAAGCTTTCGTATCTGCCCGGCAAGGAAGATGTAAATTGACGGGCGCAATCTGGCTGACGTTCGCCGCCGCGGCCGGCATATCTTTCCTGCCGGACCGGATCGCCGTCCCGCGCGTACAGTTTCGGCGTCGTATCGACGCGCTGCTTCTGCATGCGCTCGTCGTCGTGTTCTTCGCGTCGCTGATGCTGCTCGTTACTGCGCGTCCGATCTTCTCTTCATCCGTCGCGGTCGCGCTGGTGGGGCTCGTCGCCGTCGTCAGCAATGCCAAGTATGAGTCGCTACGCGAACCGTTCGTTTTTACCGATCTCAGCCTCTTCAGCCAGTTATTCTCGCATCCGCGGCTCTATCTGCCGTTCCTGAGCACGGGCAAGATCGTTGCCATCGGCGTGGGGATCGTGTTGGTCGTCGCCGGCTATCTCGCCGAGGCGCCCGTCACGCCGCGTCCGGTGCTCGCGCTGGTGGCCGTTGTTACCTTCACATTCTCACTGGCGCGATACATTGCAGCTCGCCTGCCTTTGGCGCTCGACGCCGCGGACGATCAGCGCCGTCACGGTTTTTTCGCAGTATTCATCGCATACTTGCTGAACGGCATGCGTCCCGCGACGTTCGAAGCGTTCCGGCGCGCGGTCGAAGCGGGACCGTTCGCGACCGGCACGCCTGTGTCACGCCCGGACGTCATCGTGATCCAGAGCGAGTCGCTGTTCGATGTGCGGCGTATTTCACCGGCGATCAACCCCACTGTGCTTTCCCGTTTTGATCGGGCAAGAAGCGAGGCGGTCTGTTACGGTGAGCTTTCGGTGCCGGCCTGGGGCGCAAACACGATGCGCACCGAATTCGCGATGCTGACCGGTCTGGCATATGAACAGCTGGGTTACGCGCGCTTTTATCCCTATGCGTTTGTGCGTCGCGCGTGTGCATCGATCGCACGCTGGTTCGCGCAGGCCGGTTACAACACGGTTGCGATTCATCCGTACTATGCTGATTTCTTTGGTCGCAACCGCGTATTCCCGTTACTCGGATTCGATAAGTTCCTCGACATAGAACACTTCGCCGATGCGGCGCGAGCGGGCCCATACATTTCCGACGCCGCCGTGCTGGACGCCGTGCTTGCCGAACTGGAAGCTGCACGCGACAAGCCGCAATTCGTGTTCGCGATGACGATGGAAAATCACGGCCCGCTGCACCTGGAGCAGGTTTTGCCTGGGGAATCGTCTTCAAGGCATACTCTGGGCGAGGGCACTTCCTGGCGTGATCTGACCGCATACCTGCGCCATATTGAAAACGCCGATGTAATGATCGGGCGCTTGCTCGATCATTTGCGCGCCAGCGATCGTGAAACAGTCGTTTGTTTTTACGGCGACCACGTTCCCGCGTTACCCCACGTATTCGAAAAGCTGGGCGTCACACCGCAAACCAGTGACTACTTCATTTGGCGAAATTACGGCACAGATGCTCCAGAATGCCGGAATTTGGCAGCCGAAGAGCTTGGGGCGGCGCTGCTGCATGTGGTACAAGATGACGGAAATCGTGCGGAAGAGCCGTGCGCATCCGAGAAAGCGACATAAAAGATGAACAGTAAGATTGCAATAATTGGGGTGGCTTGTCGGTTTCCCGGGGGCGCAAACAATCTTGGCGACTTCTGGCAACTGCTGCGCGACGAACGCGACGCAGTGACCGAAATCCCCGCCGACCGCTTCGGCACCGACTTCTACCAGCACCCGTCCAAGCGCGAACCGGGCAAGAGCTACACGTTCTCGGCCGGCGTCGTCGACAACGTCGCTGGCTTCGACGCCGCGTTCTTCGGCATTTCACCGCGCGAAGCGGCCCAGATGGACCCCCAGCAGCGCCTGCTGCTCGAACTCGCATGGGAAGCGTTCGAGGACGCGGGCGTGCGTCCGGCCGACATGCGCGGCAGCAACTGCGGCGTCTTCGTCGGCGCAGCCAGCATGGACTACGGCAACCGCAACATGGACGATCTGAACGTGATCGATCCATATTCGGCGACCGGCAATACGCTGAGCATCGCGTCGAACCGCGTGTCCTACCTGTTCGACCTGCATGGTCCGAGCATGTCCGTCGACACGGCCTGCTCGTCGTCGCTCGTCGCACTCCACCAGGCCGTCAAGGCGCTGCAGTCCGGCGAAGCCGAGATGGCGCTCGCGGGCGGCGTCAACCTGCTGCTGCATCCGTTCGGTTTCGTCAGCTTCTCCAAGGCGTCGATGCTGTCGCCGCGCGGCCGTTGCCGTGCCTTCGATGCCACCGGCGACGGCTACGTCCGCTCCGAAGGCGGCGCGTTCGTGCTGCTCAAGCCGCTCGATCGCGCGCTCGCCGATGGCGACACGATCCATGCGGTGATCGCCGGCTCCGGCGTGAATTCGGTCGGCCATTCGCCGGGCGGCATCAGCGTGCCGGGCGCGGCTGCACAGGCGTCGCTGCTGCGCAGCGTGTACGCGCGCGCCGGCATCGATCCGCAGTCGCTGGCCTATCTCGAAGCGCACGGCACCGGCACGGCGGTCGGCGATCCGATCGAAGCGCGTGCGCTGATCGACGTCGTGTCGGGCGAGCGCCCGGCGGATCGTCCGCTGCTCATTGGTTCGGTCAAGACCAACATCGGCCATCTCGAGACGGCATCCGGCATGGCCGGGCTGCTGAAGGCCGTGCTGTGCCTGAAGCACCGCGCGGTACCGCGCTCGCTGCATTTCGTCACGCCCAATCCCGGGATCGATTTCGACGGCGGGCGTTTGCGTGTCGTCGATCGCTACATGCCGCTCGACACGGGCGACGCGCCGCTGACGGTCGGCGTCAACTCGTTCGGCTTCGGCGGAACGAACGCACACGTCGTGCTGACGGAGGCGCCGGCTGCAAACGCGGCGTCGACGGCCGCGCCCAAACCCGAGCCGACGCAAGCGCAACTGTCTCCGCTCGTCCTGACCGCGCGCAGCGCGAGTGCGCTCGGCGCGCTCGCAGGCCGCTATCTGGCGATGCTCGACAATGGCGGCGACTGGCAGGCGCTGGCCGCCGCGGCCGCACGTCGGCGCCAGTGGCTGGAACACCGTGCAATCGTTGCACCGGCCGGCGTAGCCGAAGGCCGTGCGGCGCTTGCAGCACTGGCCCAGCCGGCAGCGGAAGGGCTGCCGGCCTGCGTGGCAACCGGCCAGGCGCCCGCCGACGCGGTGCGCACCGCGC
This region of Burkholderia contaminans genomic DNA includes:
- a CDS encoding SDR family NAD(P)-dependent oxidoreductase, encoding MAKASVRHVVVTGASAGIGRALALAYAQPDTVLGIVGRNETQLELTAAACRARGAKVIVGIVNVREADPIRVWLHCFDDEYPIDLLIANAGVASTLSSASDWEDLDRITTVVDTNFYGAMHTVLPIVERMRIRKHGRIAAVSSLAALRGMAISPAYCASKSAIKAYADSVRPLLKRDGVGVSVILPGFVKTSMSDVFPGDKPFMWTADQAAAFIRRRLDAGRAEIAFPGLLAFGMRILTVLPIRLADAILDKLSYLPGKEDVN
- a CDS encoding LTA synthase family protein yields the protein MTGAIWLTFAAAAGISFLPDRIAVPRVQFRRRIDALLLHALVVVFFASLMLLVTARPIFSSSVAVALVGLVAVVSNAKYESLREPFVFTDLSLFSQLFSHPRLYLPFLSTGKIVAIGVGIVLVVAGYLAEAPVTPRPVLALVAVVTFTFSLARYIAARLPLALDAADDQRRHGFFAVFIAYLLNGMRPATFEAFRRAVEAGPFATGTPVSRPDVIVIQSESLFDVRRISPAINPTVLSRFDRARSEAVCYGELSVPAWGANTMRTEFAMLTGLAYEQLGYARFYPYAFVRRACASIARWFAQAGYNTVAIHPYYADFFGRNRVFPLLGFDKFLDIEHFADAARAGPYISDAAVLDAVLAELEAARDKPQFVFAMTMENHGPLHLEQVLPGESSSRHTLGEGTSWRDLTAYLRHIENADVMIGRLLDHLRASDRETVVCFYGDHVPALPHVFEKLGVTPQTSDYFIWRNYGTDAPECRNLAAEELGAALLHVVQDDGNRAEEPCASEKAT